Proteins found in one Syntrophorhabdus sp. genomic segment:
- the hisD gene encoding histidinol dehydrogenase gives MKVWELDREFDGLMSFVKTGREGKKRDVREAVLKIREAVLSRGDSALVDFSIAWDGWERPHPLKLTPEEIDEAASRVPARDLSVLKGMIRNVVSYHRGQKMPKRAFRKKGLVVEEAPVPVESVMVYVPGGTASYPSSLIMGVVPAQIAGVRRICAATPGRGGAINGHVAAAAKLLGIGEIYRVGGAQAVYAFAFGTGSVPKVDMIVGPGNAYVEEAKREVYGSVGIDMLAGPTELVILCTRAHSPEHVALDMFSQAEHDELASVGLFSSSREHLEAVVRTMEGLLAAAPRRETIRKALDDNGYMVHYTDIGRAVEAINRIAPEHMELIGDESCLPSILYPGVIYVGPHTPVAMGDYYIGTNHVLPTAGAGRFTGGLSVDRFTKRKVVVTIDRTFIERYGDRAERLARIEGLPAHGDAIKARKESPK, from the coding sequence ATGAAAGTATGGGAGCTTGACCGGGAATTCGACGGCCTCATGTCCTTCGTGAAGACCGGCAGGGAAGGCAAGAAGCGCGACGTCCGCGAGGCGGTCCTGAAGATACGCGAGGCCGTGCTCTCCCGCGGGGACAGCGCTCTCGTAGACTTCTCCATTGCCTGGGACGGCTGGGAGAGGCCGCACCCTCTCAAACTGACGCCCGAGGAGATCGACGAGGCGGCATCGAGGGTCCCGGCAAGGGACCTTTCGGTTCTCAAGGGGATGATCCGGAACGTCGTTTCCTACCACAGGGGACAGAAAATGCCGAAGAGGGCCTTCCGGAAGAAGGGCCTCGTCGTGGAGGAAGCCCCGGTGCCCGTGGAAAGCGTCATGGTCTACGTCCCCGGGGGAACGGCGTCGTATCCGTCGTCGCTGATCATGGGAGTGGTGCCGGCACAGATAGCGGGGGTCAGGAGGATCTGTGCGGCCACGCCCGGCCGGGGGGGCGCCATAAATGGCCACGTGGCGGCCGCGGCGAAGCTCCTCGGCATCGGTGAGATCTACCGCGTCGGCGGCGCACAGGCCGTCTACGCCTTCGCGTTCGGCACGGGCTCGGTGCCGAAGGTGGACATGATCGTCGGACCGGGGAACGCCTACGTGGAAGAGGCCAAGAGAGAGGTCTACGGGTCCGTCGGCATCGACATGCTCGCGGGGCCGACGGAGCTCGTCATTCTCTGTACCCGGGCCCATTCGCCGGAGCACGTGGCCCTCGATATGTTCTCCCAGGCGGAGCACGACGAACTCGCATCGGTGGGGCTCTTCTCCTCTTCGCGGGAGCACCTCGAGGCCGTCGTCAGGACGATGGAAGGTCTTCTCGCTGCCGCCCCGCGCAGGGAGACCATCAGGAAGGCCCTCGATGACAACGGGTATATGGTGCACTACACCGACATCGGCCGCGCCGTCGAGGCGATAAACAGGATCGCGCCGGAGCATATGGAACTCATCGGCGATGAAAGCTGCCTGCCTTCCATCCTGTATCCCGGCGTCATCTATGTCGGCCCCCACACGCCCGTTGCCATGGGCGACTACTATATCGGGACGAACCACGTCCTGCCCACGGCGGGCGCGGGACGGTTCACGGGGGGACTTTCCGTCGACCGGTTTACAAAGCGGAAGGTTGTTGTTACAATAGACCGGACCTTCATCGAAAGATATGGCGACAGGGCGGAGAGGCTCGCGAGGATAGAGGGTCTGCCTGCCCACGGCGACGCAATAAAGGCGCGAAAGGAGTCCCCGAAATGA